The window AGTTGAGTATAAAAAGAAAAGAGATATTATGATTGAGAGTATGGAGAAATATTTCCCAGAAGAGGTGAAATTTACAAGACCTGAAGGTGGTCTTTTTATTTGGGTAACATGTCCAAAAGTAATAAACACTGAAGAATTATTTTATGAAGCAATTGAGGAAAAAATAGCTTATGTTATTGGTGTTTCCTTTTATGCACATAGAGATATACATAACTGTATGAGAATTAATTTTTCTCTTCCAACACATGAGCAAATTGAAGAGGGAATAAAAAGATTAGGTAATTTACTTAAAAGAAAGTTAAACAAATAAGTTTTAATTTAATCCTAAAGGAGGGAGAGCCTTTGCCCTCCTTTTTATTATCATAAAATTTCATAAATATTATCTTATAATTTATTTATGATTAAAAAAGTTTTATTGATGAACCCACTAGTTGGTAAATTTCAAAGAGGAGAAGAGAGATGTCAAGCAGATGTTGAAGGTGGTAGCGCTATTTCTTTAAGACCCCCAAATAATCTATTGTATCTTGCTTCTATATTAAGAAGATATAATAAGGAAGTTATTGTTCGTGATTATCCTGTTGAAAGAGATAGAAATTTTGAGAAAGATATAAGAGATTTTTACCCTGATATGGTAATAATGAGTATAACAACAGGAACTATTGAAAAAGATTTAGAATTTTTTAAATATCTAAAAGAACAAAATAGAAACATAGTGACAATTGCTGAGGGTGCACATTTTATTACAGCACCTGTCTCTTCTTTTAATAAGGAAATTTATAAATATTTAGATTTTGCTTTTTATGGTGAGAGTGAATATGTTTTGAAAAATTTTTTAGAAAATTATGAAAATAATAAATATCTTGAGAATGTAAAAGGCTTAATTTATAAAAAAAACGGAGTATGGATAAAGAATGAGCCACCTCCTTTCATAGAAGATCTTGATTCCCTTCCTTTTCCTGCAAGAGATTTAATAAGAAATGAACTTTATAAAAACCCAGATACAGATAAACCAATTGCAACTATTCAAACATCTAGAGGTTGTCCTGGTAGTTGTATATATTGTCTCGCACCAATAGTATCTGGGAAGGTTGTAAGAAAAAGAAGCCCAAAAAATATTGTTGATGAAATTGAAGAATGTGTTAATAAATATAAAATTGATAATTTCTTTTTAAGGGCCGATACTTTTACAATTGATAGAGATTGGGTTATTGAAATTTCTAAGGAGATTATTAAAAGAAATTTAAAAATAAAATGGGTTGCAAATTCAAGAACAAAACCAATCGATAGAGATATGTTACTTTGGATGAAAAAATCAGGGTGTTATCTAATTGCTTTTGGTCTTGAATCTGGAAGCGAAAAAAGTTTAAAACTTATGAAAAAGGGAGTAACTGTTAAGGATAATTTAAATGCTGTTAAACTTGCTAAAGAGTTAGGGTTTAAAGTTTATTCATTTTTTATAATTGGTTTTCCTTGGGAAACAGAAGAAGATATTTTAGAAACAATTAATTTTTCTCTAAAAATTCCGTCTGATTTTGTTGAATTTCATATTGCAACACCTTATTATGGAACTGAATTATATGAAATTATGAAAAATGAAAATTTAATAAAAGAAGAGATAGAGGGTCATAATTATTTTTCAAATCCCATAGGTGGAACTAAATATATTTCAAGAGAAAAAATACTAACCTTAAGAAAAAAAGCACTTATCAAATTTTATTTAAGACCTAATTATATTTTCACAACTTTGATAAAACAAAATCCAAGAACTTTAAAAAATTATATTAATTATGGGTTTAAATTAATTAAAAATTCATTGATTTAAATTAATGCTTGGTAATTTTATATTCTTTTCTTTTGCAAACTTTATTGCTTCTTCATAACCCGCATCAGCATGTCTTACAACTCCAATTCCTGGATCACATTTTAAAACAAGTTTTAATTTTTTGTCTGAAAGATTGGTTCCATCTGCAACAATAACCATTCCTGCATGAATTGAATAACCTATACCAACTCCTCCACCATGATGAATTGCAACCCATGTTGCTCCAGATACTGCGTTTAATAGACCATTTAATATTGGCCAATCAGCAATTGCATCAGAACCATCTTTCATTCCTTCAGTTTCTCTGTTTGGTGATGCAACTGAACCAGTGTCAAGATGATCTCTTCCTATAACAATAGGAGCAGAAATTTTTCCTTTTCTTACAAGATCGTTTATTATTAAACCAAACCTATCTCTTTCCCCGTATCCAAGCCAACAGATTCTAGCTGGGAGTCCTTGAAATTTTACTTTTTCTCTTGCCATTTTAATCCATCTTACTAAATGTTCATCATAACTAAACTCTTTAATAACAACTTCATCTGTTACATAAATATCATTTGGATCCCCAGATAGAGCAACCCATCTGAATGGTCCTTTACCAATAAAAAATAATGGTCTTATATATGCTTGAATAAAACCTGGAAATGAATATGCTTCTTTATAACCTGCCTTTGAGGCTTGACCTCTAATATTATTTCCATAATCAAATACAACAGAACCTCTTTTTTGAAATTCAACCATTGCATTTACATGTTCAACAATAGATTCATAAGATAATTTGATATATTCTTCTGGTTTTTCTTTTCTTAATTTAAGTGCTTCTCCATAATCTATTTGATAAGGAACATATCCATTAAGTTCATCATGTGCAGATGTTTGATCAGTTACAACATCTGGAATTATTTCTCTTTTTAAAAGTTCTTTATAAAGAGTCACAGCATTTGTTAAAACACCAATTGATCTAGGAACCCCTTTTTCTTTTGCATCTTCCATTAGTTTTATTGCCTCATCAATTGTATTAACAAAATATTCAAGGTATCCAGTTTTTATTCTTCTTTCAATTCTATTTTTATCAACTTCTGCAATTATGCAAATACCTTCATTCATTGTAATTGCTAGAGGTTGTGCACCTCCCATACCACCAAGACCTGCAGAAAGAATAAATTTACCTTTAAGACTTCCTTTGAAATGTTTTTTTGCAACTTGTGCAAATGTTTCATAAGTTCCTTGAAGAATTCCCTGAGTTCCAATATAAATCCAACTTCCTGCTGTCATTTGACCATACATTGTTAATCCCATTGCTTCAAGTTTTCTAAATTCATCCCATGTAGCCCATTTTGGTACAATCATTGCATTTGATATTAACACTCTTGGAGCAAATTCATGTGTTTTAAAAACTCCTACAGGTTTGCCAGATTGAATTAAAAGAGTTTCATCATTTTCAAGGTTTTTTAGGGCTTTAACAATATTCCAAAATGCTTCCCAATTTCTTGCTGCTTTTCCTGTTCCTCCATAAACTATTAATTCTTCAGGCTTTTCAGCCACTTCTGGATCAAGATTGTTCATAAGCATTCTTAATGCTGCCTCTTGTCCCCACCCTTTTGTATTTAATTCTTTTCCTCTAGGTGCTCTTATCTCTCTATATTCAAACATAAATCTTCCCTCCTTTTATAAAAAGGAAACCAATTCTTTCGAGGCATTTTTTATAGACAATCTAATAAGGCCCAAATTTATGTCTTTTCTTGTCAAAAGGGCAAGGAATACTTCCTCTACTCTTTTAATAAATAAATTTCCATTGTCTGCTTCAAGCATTGCTATCTCAAGATCTCCGAGATTTGTTGTTGAAAGAATTGATCTTGAATTTCTAAAAATAGAGGCACATAAACCAGATATTGCTTCTGGATCTATATTTGTTTCAACTAAACTATTTATAAGTAAACCATCAGCTTCAACTATCATAACTCCAATAACTCCTGGTATTGATTTTAATCTTCTTAAAATTTCTTCCATTTTACCTCCTTCATATTATTAATAAATCTTTCCAAAATTTATAGAAAATTCAATTAAATCTAAACCATCTATTCTTCCATCCATTGTAAAATCATAAAAATCTATGTAATCATTATCACCAAAACGCGACCCAAATGACTTTGAAAATTCAATTAAATCAACTCCATCCACTCTACCATCTTCATTTAAATCATATTTTATATAATTTCTTTTTAAAATAACAATTCTTTCTGATTCCATTAAATCATAAAAATTTTTATCATCAATAACTAACCCTCTTAAAATTATTTTTGTTTCACCAAAATTTTTGCCAAAAAATAGTAAAGTAAAAAGTTCATTATCAATTATTTTATCAATTTTAAACATTAATTTTCCCTCATCAATAATAGAGTAGTTAAATGTATTTTTACTTTCAATTTTAAAAAGTTTTATTAAATCCTTATCAAATTCAATTAATCCTTTAAGATTAAAAATTGATTGTGTTACTTTAAAACTAATTTTAAAAATCTCATTTTCTTTTAAAACTGCACTATTTGATTTTATAATTTTATTTTCTGATTTTAAACTTATCTCAGGTGGTCCAAAAATGTTAAAAACATATATGTTTGCAAAACTTTCTTCTACTTGGGCTTTGCTAATAAATTTTTCAAAATATAATTCTTTTGCCTTTGAAAGTGAAAAAGAAACTGAATTTCCATCTTTTAAATAGTCAGAAAATGTGTACATTAAACTTTGAAGCCAACCACCATTAAATCCATTCCATCCTATTCCATAATATGCAGTATCTGTTGCAGCGATTACTGACACAGAATAATCTTTTATAAAATAATAAGCAAGAGAGTTTTCTATTCCTCTCATATTATCACATGAACCCATAAAAACAATTGATGGATAATTTTTGTTAAATGAATTTATAGAATCTATATCTACAAATTTTATTTCTCTCCCCTCATTTTCTTCATATATTCCGTTTTTATTTGAATCTTCGAGCCAAATTTTTCTAAAAGTTGAAGTTATATAACCATGTCCTTGCCACAAAATTAATCCTGGTTTAAACTCGTTTTGGTATATAATAAAATTTTCGTAATTAAGCGGTATATTAGATGATTCAGATTTTTTAACTCCTTCTCTTTCAGAGAGTAAAATTGAGGAAAAATCTTTTTTATTGTATGTCTCTTCAAAAATTATTTTAAGAGATTGAGCACCATCTGTAAATGGAAATATTGTTGTTTCAAAATTCCAAATTGCACCACCTAAAAGGATACTTTTTTTATTTTCTAGAGTTTCAAAAAAAAGAGTTCTTTCAAGAACATTTTTAACAAAATTTTTATCATTTGAGGGCACTCTTCCAACTAAAATTTCTGAATAAAAATCAATTTTATCTTCAAATGGTTCACCTTGTTTTCCATCTTTATCTAAATCAATATCACTTGTAAGTTCTCCATAAAAAAAGTCAGTTAAAACAAATCTATTTTTATAAGGATAAACTCTAAAATATGGTATATCGCTACTTCCTCCAATAAGTAAAAGGTATTTAATATTTAGTTTTCTATAATTATCTTTTAAATAATTTCTTATATTATTTCTTATATCTCCAACTGAAAATTCTTCAAGAGGTTTAAATATAACATTATAACCTTCATCACTTCTTTTTTTAATAAAAAAATTTAATGTTTCTTTTAGTTCATTTTTGCCAATAATTAGATATGTTTCTTGTTGATATTCCTTTTTATTTGTGAGTGGATAATAAACACCTCTAAATTTTATTTTTAAATCAAAATTTTTTATAATTCTAAATACATTTGTATAATTATCAAAAATAAATGGATAATATTTAAATAATAAAAATTTATCTTTTCCTTTTTTAAAATTTCCATAAAAAATTATATTATCAGAGGGAGAATAAAAGTCTTCTTTAATATTAATTGTTTCTCCTCCGAGTTTTATTTGAGGATTAAATTTAAAATCTCCTTCTAAAATATTTTTATATATAATTTTAAAATCAACAAATTCTAAAAAATCCTCATAAAAAATTTTTATATTTTTATAATAAAAACCTGTTAAATCCTTTTCAAAATCACCATTAATATCAACAATAATATTTTTATCTAAAATTATTTCAAAATTTTCATTAAAAGAATAAATTTTTTCATATTCTTTTGAGAGAATAATTTTTGGAAGAAATAAAAATAATAATAAAAAGAGAATAATTATAATAAATTTATTCTTTAACAAGTTTTAGAAATTCCTCCTCATTAATGATTTTTAAACCTAATGTCTTTGCCTTTTCTAATTTAGAACCTGGATCCTTACCAACAACAACATAATTAATATTCTTTGAAACAGAAGAGGCTACTTCTCCTCCCAATGATTTTACTAGATCTTCTGCTTCTTTTCTTGACATACTTTCAAGTGCGCCAGTAAAAATAAACTTTAAACCTTTTAGTTTTCCCTCTTTCTCTTCAATAATTTCGCTTGTTTTTACTCCCGCAATTTTAAGTTTTTGAATTAATTCTATATTTTTTTCTTCTTTAAAGAAAGAATATAAACTTTGAGCAATTTCTGGTCCTATTCCCTCAATTTCCATATAATCTTCTGGTTTTAAATTAAAGAAATCTTCAATATTTTTAAATTTTTTAGTTAATAACTGTGCCACATGTTTTCCAACATGAAAGATTCCTAAGCCATATAGAAGTCTTGATAAAGGTCTATCTTTTGATGCATCAATATTTCTCAAAATTTTGTTTGCCAGAGTTGGTCCCATTCTTTCGAGTTTAATTAAATCATCATATTTTAAATAATATAAATCTGCGATATCTTTTACTAAACCTTTATCAACAAGTTGATTTACAAGAGATTCGCCAATATTTTCAATATTCATTGCATCTCTTGAAACAAAATGAAGTATCCTTCCTTTAATTTGAGCAGGACAAGATGCGTTTGTGCATCTATAATCTACTTCTCCTGAAAATCTAATCACATCTCCTCCACAAATTGGACATTCTTTTGGAAATTCAAAATCAATCTCATTACCAGTTCTTTTATCTTTTAAAACTCTTACAACTTCAGGTATAACAGAACCTGCTTTTCTAACAATAACATGATCTTTAATTTTTACGCCTAACCTTTTAATTTCATCTTCATTGTGAAGAGTAGCACGAGATACAGTAGAACCTGAAACAAAAACTGGTTTAAGTATTGCGACAGGAGTTAATTTGCCAGTTCTTCCTACTTGAACTACAATATCTTCAATTATTGTCTCTTTTTCTTCTGCAGGAAATTTATAAGCAATTGCCCATCTTGGAGCATGAGTTGTTGCACCAAGAACTTCATGTAAATTTAATTTATTGACTTTTATCACTGTTCCATCCATATCAAATGGATAATCGTCTCTTTTTTTCTCATACCAAATACATTTTTCAATTACTTTTCCTATTCCTTTACAAACCTCATAATCAGGTGGAATTATAAATTTTTTTTCTTTTAAATATTTTAAAATTTCATCTTGTGTATCAAATTTAATTCCCTCTGATCTTGCAATATAATATGCAAAAAATTGAAGTTTTCTCTCTTTAGTTATTTTTGGGTCTAACTGTCTAACAGAACCAGATGCAGCATTTCTTGGATTTGCAAATAATGGCTCACCTCTTTTTTCTCTTTCTAAATTTAATTCTTCAAAATCTTTTTTAAACATAACAACTTCTCCTCTAATCTCTAAAAGTTTTGGTGGATTTTCTATGTAAATTGGAATCGTTTTTATAGTAAGCAAGTTCTGAGTAACATCCTCTCCTTCTAATCCATTTCCTCTTGTTGCTCCATATTTTAATTCACCATTTTCATATAAAAGTGTTATACTTAATCCATCAAATTTTGGTTCAACTGTATATTCAATTTCTATGTCACCAATAATTCTTTTGATTCTTTTTTCAAAATTTATTAAATCTTCCTCATTAAATGCATTATCTAATGATAACATAGGTATTTCATGTTTTATTGTTTTAAATTCTTTAAGAGGAGGAGCACCAACTCTCATTGTTGGGGATGTCTCTGATTTGAATTCAGGATATTTCTCCTCAAGTTCAACTAATTCTTTAAATAATTTATCGTATTCTTCGTCTGAAATTTCTGGAGAATCAAGAACATAATAGCGATAGTTATGATATTCTATTAATTTTCTTAGATCTTCTATTCTTTTTTTAATCATCTCCTTGTTTTCCATAGGTTTTTACCCCTCCTTTTTTTTGATAATCAATTTAACTTTTTCTGGATTTATTTTTAAAATATTAACATTTTCTTTTGTTGAGATAACTTCAACTTTTAATTCATAAATTCCATCTTCTAAATTTAAAACAGAAATCGAGGCAACAAAATCTGATGGAGTTAAATCTTTTATAATTGATTCAAAGCCATAAATTTCAATTTTAATAATTTGTGGATCCATAATATATTCAAAATTGTCATTTTTATTTAATAAGTCTATTTTAATATTATTAATAGTTTTTGAAACTTTTCTTTCAACTATAATTTGAATTGTAATTAAATTTTCTTCTTTTAACTCTAAATCTTCTGGAACAACAACCTTTGTTGTAAATATTTTAGATTCTTTTAAATTTGTTATATTTATATCTTCTGTTGTTAATGATTCAATTTTATTTAAAACTTCCACTTTGCCAAGAATAGTCATAATTGATGGTTTAATTGAGACTCTTACTATTCCATAATCCCCAGAAATTTCACCAACAAATTTTGGTACAATTGGTACAACTTTTGATGATAAAATTGTTTTTACTTTAATATTTACTTTTAAAATTGAGGGATTTATTGATAAATTTGGAATTTCATTACCAAGACCATCTTTTATTTTTGGAATAATTGTTAATGTTACATCTGAGTTTATTGTTGATAAATCTATAGTGACAGATACATCTCTTATGTTGTCAATTTTTTTTGAAGGACCAGTTATTTTTATTGTTTTTGGTGAAACTTCTGGTTCATCTATTATAAGCCCAGGTTTTAACGTTCCAATAAAATCAACTCTTATATTTTTTTCAATTGTAATTACTCTATCAAGATAAATATTTACTCTAGAAGGATATATTTCTGCTATTTTAAAAAATGAAGGTATCTCAACATTTATAGGTAAATTATGGGCGCCCTCTGAAAGATTAGAAAGATCAACATATGCAATAATATTATTTTCTCTTAAGGTTGAAATTCTCTGTTTTGATCCAACAATTTTTATTTCAACTTTTTCAAAACCTTCAAGAATCGTTAAATCTTGAGGCATATTTCTGTATGTTAATTGTACAAGAAAAACCCTTTCGCTTTCTGGCCCCTCTCCTAAACTAACATACAACCAGAATCCAAATGCAAGCAGAAATGATATTAAAAAAATTGTTATTTTATTTCTGTCCAACCTTTACCCTCCCTGATTTTTCTTTCTTTAATAAAAGTATTAGCATACCTCTTAATTCAAGTACAGATAAATAACGAGTTATTTTTCCCTCAATTGCTATTGATATAATTCCTGTTTCCTCTGATACAATAATTGTAATAGCATCTGTTACCTCAGTTATTCCAACCCCTGCTCTATGTCTTGTTCCAAGTTCTTTTTCCAAAGCCTCATTTTCTGAAAGTGGAAGAAGGCATCGTGCTGCAATAATTTTGTCTTCTTCTATAACAACCGCTCCATCATGTAGTGGTGAATTTGGGTAAAAAATTGTTGAGATTAATTCAGATGTTACATCTGAATTAATTGGTATTCCTGTTTCTATTACTTCATTAAGATTATCTCTTCTTTTTATTACAATTAGAGCACCAATTTTGTTAAGTGATAAATATTTTACTGATTTAACAATCTCATCTATTATTTTGATTGGATTTACTTCTGTACCAGTGAAAAATTCAAATGATTCACCAAAAATTTTTCTTCTACCTAGAGAACCCATAAATTTTCTTATCTCTGGTTGAAATAAAACAACAATCATAACAGGTAAAAGACTTCCAATCGATAGAATTCCTCTTAAAACATAATTTAAAGCGATTAGACCTAACATGCTTGAAATTCTTGATGCTATTAAAACAAAGATAAAAAATATAACTAAACCTTGTATAAGTTGCCAAACCCTTGTTTTTTGGAGTGCCGAAATAATAAAATATAAAATTATTGTAATAATTAAAATATCAAGTAAACTTATTAAATAATTCCAAAAATTGAAACCTTTAAAAAACTCTATCAAATAGTTTAACATCCTTAATTAATTCTAAATCTTTTTGATTTTTATTTCAACTTTAATTATAATGATAGCATGAAGCTTGTTTTATTTGATTTAGATAAAACACTTCTTGATATTAATTTTGATGAATTTTTGAAATCATATTTTACTCTTCTAATACCTAAACTTGCAAAAATTATTAAAGATAAAGATCCATTAAAAATTCTTAAAATTTCAGTTGACTATATGATTAATGAAAAAAATGGAGAATTAAATGTTGATAAATTTTACAAAAAATTTATTGAGTTGTCTCAAGTTGAACAAAAAATATTAAAAGAAACTTTTTTAGATTTTTATTTAAAAGAGTTTCCAAAGCTTAAAATTTTTGGAAAACCAAGAGATGGAGGAAGAGAAGTTGTTTTAAAATTAATGGAAAAAAATTTCAAGGTTATAATTGCAACTAATTCAATATTTCCAGAAATCGCAATAATGGAGAGAATTAAATGGGCAAATTTGATTGATATTAATTTTCCCCTTATAACAACAATGGAAAATATGCATTATGCAAAACCAAATATAGAATATTATATTGAAATACTTGAAAAATTAAACGCAGATTCTAAAGATGCAATTATGATTGGTGATGATTTTGAAATGGATATAATTCCAGCACAAAAAATTGGAATTAAAACTATACATTTTGGAGTAGAAGTTAAAGATATTAGAGAAATTTTAAACTTAATAACCAACAATTAATCTGTCACCTAAAAATTGTGGTAAATTATTCTTTAAAATTTTGTCTCTTGTAATTTCAAATGGGTAAATTACTCTTTTAATTTTAACTTTGTTTTCATTTTTATAATAGATTAGATAAGAAGATAATGGATTAAAATCTCTTGGTTGTCCAACACTGCCAGGATTTATTATATAAAATCTATCTGGAAGAATTGTAAATTCACCTCCATTTGGAAATGGATAAAATTTTTTTTCATTTAAATCAAAAACTCCAGCTCTATGAGTATGACCAATAAATAAAATATTCCTTTTCATATACTTTTTTTCAAAAATTGCCTCATCTATATTTGTTATATATTTAAAAAAATCTGATAAAGATCCATGAACAATTTCAAATGTATCAAATTTAAGAAAGTAGGGAAGATTTTTTAAAAATATTTTATCCTTCTCATCTAATATGTTTCTTTGCCATTTTAGCGCTTCTATAGCATATGAATTAAAATCAAAAGTTACCATTTCATCAACAAGTCCCTCATCATGATTGCCTCTTATAATAAACTCAGCCTTATCTTTTATTAATTCAATTGCTTCATGAGGATTTGGTCCATAACCAACTATATCACCTAAACAGATTATGTTTTTTATATTTTCTTTTTCTATATCATCCAAGACAGCATGAAGTGCTTCAATATTTGCATGAATATCTGAAATTATTGCTATTCTATCATTTGACATAAGAATTTTTCTATCTCCTTTCCATTATTATTTAGTTTAATAGAAATGAAATCTTTTCCTCCTCCTTTTATATTAAAATTTTCTTTAAGTTTATTCAAAATATAATGATAATTCAAATTTTGACATTCATTTAGAAATATAACTCCAACATCTTTATTGTAAAGAAAGACAAAATTTGAACCATTTTTTAAAAGTTCCTTTCCAATATAAACAAAATCTTCTTGATTTAAAAAATCAATATTTTCTAAAATTTTTTTTGAATTATTTGATTTTAAATAGAGTTTTATAAACTCCTCTTTTATTAATTTTAATTTTTTATAATTTTCTTCTCTTTCGTCTTTTAAATTTCTTAAAAAAATATCAATCTCTTCTATTCCAATATTATTTTCTTTAGATATTTTTTTTAAAATATAATCTTTTTTTAAATAATCTGAATATGCCCTATAACCGCTTTTAAAGTAGATTCTTAATAAATTACCTTTTATTTTTTCTGTTTTTGTTAATTTAAAAATCAAGATATCTTTTGTGTTATCTACATGAGTACCACCACACATTGTAATATCAAAATTTTCAATTTCAACTATTCTTATTTTTTCTTTAATCTCTTCTTCTTTTCTTAAATTTAGTTTTCTTGCCTCACTTTCATCTATAAAATATTTTTTAACTAACCTCCCTTCCTCTATTACTTTCATAATATTTAATTCAATTTTCTCAATATCTTCATCTTTAAAATCAATGTAAGGTATATCAATTGTTGAATATTCTTCTCCCATGTGAAAACTTAAAGTTTCTAAATTAAAGAGATTTAGGATAACCCTTGATAAAATATGTTGTGCAGTGTGTTCTCTAGAAATTTCTACTCTTCTATTTTTATCTATTTCACAGATTACTTCATCTTTTTCTGGAAAATCAGATAAAAAATGAAATATTTTGCCATTTATCTCTTTAACATAAAGTATATCTTTTCCTTCAATTTTTCCTCTATCTCCAAGTTGACCACCTTTACCATCTGGATAAAAATATGTATTATCTAAAATTACAAATTTTTTATTTTCAATCTCTCCTTTTTCTAAAACTTTAGCAATAAAGTTTAATTTATACATATTATAAACCTTTGGTGCGGAAGGAGGGATTTGAACCCTCATGGGATAACCCACTGGAACCTGAATCCAGCGCGTCTGCCATTCCGCCACTTCCGCAATTCAACTAAAAATTATAGTTCAAAAACTTCTTCTTTTACAACTTTTTTTTCACCAAAAATATTAACAAACTCCTCTACATTTTCGGTGTGCACTGGAATTATGTATTTTGGATTTATTTCATTTATCATCCATATAATATCATTGAAATGAGCATGTCCTGAAGAGTGATAATCACCTGTAAAAACAGGTTCATCATCTATTAGTTGAATTCCATAAACTTTTAAATTAAAATATTTTAACCAATTAAAAAGTCTCTTTATATCAAATTCTTGTTCTTCAGTGTAAGCTTCACTTGAGGAATAAATATAAATTCCATCATTTAAATTTAAATCAATTAAATTTGCAAAATCATAAAAACTATAGCATAATATAAAATCACCAAAATTTGCATTTATAGTTTTTGGAGTTATAATTTTATCTTTATATTTTTCTTTTATCATTTTCATATAATTTCTATCTTCACTTTTTTTCTCATGAATAATTTTTATTTTTTCTTCATCAATTATATTCTCTTCATCTTTTAATAAATCAAGAAGATAAGCATCTTTATAAGTAATTAATAAATATCTATCTGTCTCTTTTGCAATTTTTAAGAAAGTCTCTAATCTTTCTATATTTCTAGGTCCAAAATCAGCTATAACTAACTTTTTTTTATTATCATTTATAATTTTAATCGCTCCATTATAAACATCTTCTTCTTTTCTATTTACCTCTTCATATTTCTCCTTATCTTTTTTTATTCTTGTTCCTT of the Caldisericia bacterium genome contains:
- the ligA gene encoding NAD-dependent DNA ligase LigA, which produces MENKEMIKKRIEDLRKLIEYHNYRYYVLDSPEISDEEYDKLFKELVELEEKYPEFKSETSPTMRVGAPPLKEFKTIKHEIPMLSLDNAFNEEDLINFEKRIKRIIGDIEIEYTVEPKFDGLSITLLYENGELKYGATRGNGLEGEDVTQNLLTIKTIPIYIENPPKLLEIRGEVVMFKKDFEELNLEREKRGEPLFANPRNAASGSVRQLDPKITKERKLQFFAYYIARSEGIKFDTQDEILKYLKEKKFIIPPDYEVCKGIGKVIEKCIWYEKKRDDYPFDMDGTVIKVNKLNLHEVLGATTHAPRWAIAYKFPAEEKETIIEDIVVQVGRTGKLTPVAILKPVFVSGSTVSRATLHNEDEIKRLGVKIKDHVIVRKAGSVIPEVVRVLKDKRTGNEIDFEFPKECPICGGDVIRFSGEVDYRCTNASCPAQIKGRILHFVSRDAMNIENIGESLVNQLVDKGLVKDIADLYYLKYDDLIKLERMGPTLANKILRNIDASKDRPLSRLLYGLGIFHVGKHVAQLLTKKFKNIEDFFNLKPEDYMEIEGIGPEIAQSLYSFFKEEKNIELIQKLKIAGVKTSEIIEEKEGKLKGLKFIFTGALESMSRKEAEDLVKSLGGEVASSVSKNINYVVVGKDPGSKLEKAKTLGLKIINEEEFLKLVKE
- a CDS encoding CdaR family protein, whose product is MDRNKITIFLISFLLAFGFWLYVSLGEGPESERVFLVQLTYRNMPQDLTILEGFEKVEIKIVGSKQRISTLRENNIIAYVDLSNLSEGAHNLPINVEIPSFFKIAEIYPSRVNIYLDRVITIEKNIRVDFIGTLKPGLIIDEPEVSPKTIKITGPSKKIDNIRDVSVTIDLSTINSDVTLTIIPKIKDGLGNEIPNLSINPSILKVNIKVKTILSSKVVPIVPKFVGEISGDYGIVRVSIKPSIMTILGKVEVLNKIESLTTEDINITNLKESKIFTTKVVVPEDLELKEENLITIQIIVERKVSKTINNIKIDLLNKNDNFEYIMDPQIIKIEIYGFESIIKDLTPSDFVASISVLNLEDGIYELKVEVISTKENVNILKINPEKVKLIIKKKEG
- the cdaA gene encoding diadenylate cyclase CdaA, whose amino-acid sequence is MIEFFKGFNFWNYLISLLDILIITIILYFIISALQKTRVWQLIQGLVIFFIFVLIASRISSMLGLIALNYVLRGILSIGSLLPVMIVVLFQPEIRKFMGSLGRRKIFGESFEFFTGTEVNPIKIIDEIVKSVKYLSLNKIGALIVIKRRDNLNEVIETGIPINSDVTSELISTIFYPNSPLHDGAVVIEEDKIIAARCLLPLSENEALEKELGTRHRAGVGITEVTDAITIIVSEETGIISIAIEGKITRYLSVLELRGMLILLLKKEKSGRVKVGQK
- a CDS encoding HAD family hydrolase, with product MKLVLFDLDKTLLDINFDEFLKSYFTLLIPKLAKIIKDKDPLKILKISVDYMINEKNGELNVDKFYKKFIELSQVEQKILKETFLDFYLKEFPKLKIFGKPRDGGREVVLKLMEKNFKVIIATNSIFPEIAIMERIKWANLIDINFPLITTMENMHYAKPNIEYYIEILEKLNADSKDAIMIGDDFEMDIIPAQKIGIKTIHFGVEVKDIREILNLITNN
- a CDS encoding metallophosphatase family protein; translation: MSNDRIAIISDIHANIEALHAVLDDIEKENIKNIICLGDIVGYGPNPHEAIELIKDKAEFIIRGNHDEGLVDEMVTFDFNSYAIEALKWQRNILDEKDKIFLKNLPYFLKFDTFEIVHGSLSDFFKYITNIDEAIFEKKYMKRNILFIGHTHRAGVFDLNEKKFYPFPNGGEFTILPDRFYIINPGSVGQPRDFNPLSSYLIYYKNENKVKIKRVIYPFEITRDKILKNNLPQFLGDRLIVGY
- a CDS encoding alanyl-tRNA editing protein → MYKLNFIAKVLEKGEIENKKFVILDNTYFYPDGKGGQLGDRGKIEGKDILYVKEINGKIFHFLSDFPEKDEVICEIDKNRRVEISREHTAQHILSRVILNLFNLETLSFHMGEEYSTIDIPYIDFKDEDIEKIELNIMKVIEEGRLVKKYFIDESEARKLNLRKEEEIKEKIRIVEIENFDITMCGGTHVDNTKDILIFKLTKTEKIKGNLLRIYFKSGYRAYSDYLKKDYILKKISKENNIGIEEIDIFLRNLKDEREENYKKLKLIKEEFIKLYLKSNNSKKILENIDFLNQEDFVYIGKELLKNGSNFVFLYNKDVGVIFLNECQNLNYHYILNKLKENFNIKGGGKDFISIKLNNNGKEIEKFLCQMIE